In the Helicoverpa zea isolate HzStark_Cry1AcR chromosome 27, ilHelZeax1.1, whole genome shotgun sequence genome, one interval contains:
- the LOC124643298 gene encoding uncharacterized protein LOC124643298 isoform X2, which yields MSTRSTATSFRARRGHKERSKNFTELEKRTVLELIARHRDVLRQGRSNNATNRSKQLVWSTICEEVNKRCGGERPRTPAQVKMWYENYKKKCKMRAHDTQQTQSEPPGLLDGMLWQNIHPLDVKDEDGDPTTSADGGHSVKDDDCVPVNMSNGRLSSTNESEDTMPNVLEPQVQIIPQSSPTPPPHKPLPLTPLPLPILTNPLQAIEQARIQQNFLQKLNELSNTPLNLSNLDDIKRKNGHDRQEKIDDQIKHDCGTATEEERLYFTAKRQHAIWEHEAKMKILNMELRQKEEIFSLQKQLFLIELRLKMDFLEKASAK from the exons ATGTCAACACGCAGCACAGCCACATCTTTCCGCGCCCGCCGCGGCCACAAGGAGCGCTCCAAGAACTTCACGGAGCTGGAGAAGCGAACAGTCCTCGAGCTGATAGCGCGCCACCGCGACGTGCTGCGTCAGGGGCGCTCCAACAACGCTACCAATAGGAGCAAGCAG TTGGTGTGGTCTACGATATGCGAGGAGGTGAACAAGCGGTGCGGGGGCGAGCGGCCGCGCACCCCGGCGCAGGTCAAGATGTGGTACGAGAACTACAAGAAGAAGTGCAAGATGCGCGCGCATGACACACAG CAAACCCAGTCGGAGCCCCCCGGCCTGCTAGACGGCATGCTCTGGCAGAATATACACCCTCTAGATGTTAAAG ACGAGGACGGCGACCCAACGACGAGCGCGGACGGAGGCCACAGCGTGAAGGATGACGACTGCGTACCGGTCAAC ATGTCAAACGGCCGACTATCAAGTACGAACGAAAGCGAAGATACGATGCCAAACGTCCTCGAGCCACAAGTACAAATAATTCCCCAATCTTCCCCGACTCCCCCTCCCCACAAACCACTTCCCCTGACCCCGCTTCCCCTCCCCATCCTCACCAATCCCCTACAAGCGATCGAACAGGCAAGAATACAACAAAATTTCCTACAGAAATTGAACGAGCTATCAAATACGCCATTAAATTTAAGCAATTTGGACGATATTAAGAGAAAAAATGGACACGATAGGCAGGAGAAAATCGATGATCAGATCAAGCATGATTGCGGAACTGCTACCGAGGAAGAAAG gTTGTATTTCACGGCTAAAAGACAACATGCTATTTGGGAGCACGAagctaaaatgaaaatattaaatatggaGCTGCGACagaaagaagaaatattttcgcTGCAGAAACAACTGTTTCTGATCGAGCTACGGTTGAAGATGGATTTCTTGGAAAAGGCTAGCGCTAAGTGA
- the LOC124643298 gene encoding uncharacterized protein LOC124643298 isoform X1 produces the protein MSTRSTATSFRARRGHKERSKNFTELEKRTVLELIARHRDVLRQGRSNNATNRSKQLVWSTICEEVNKRCGGERPRTPAQVKMWYENYKKKCKMRAHDTQQTQSEPPGLLDGMLWQNIHPLDVKDEDGDPTTSADGGHSVKDDDCVPVNVSPQYYMSNGRLSSTNESEDTMPNVLEPQVQIIPQSSPTPPPHKPLPLTPLPLPILTNPLQAIEQARIQQNFLQKLNELSNTPLNLSNLDDIKRKNGHDRQEKIDDQIKHDCGTATEEERLYFTAKRQHAIWEHEAKMKILNMELRQKEEIFSLQKQLFLIELRLKMDFLEKASAK, from the exons ATGTCAACACGCAGCACAGCCACATCTTTCCGCGCCCGCCGCGGCCACAAGGAGCGCTCCAAGAACTTCACGGAGCTGGAGAAGCGAACAGTCCTCGAGCTGATAGCGCGCCACCGCGACGTGCTGCGTCAGGGGCGCTCCAACAACGCTACCAATAGGAGCAAGCAG TTGGTGTGGTCTACGATATGCGAGGAGGTGAACAAGCGGTGCGGGGGCGAGCGGCCGCGCACCCCGGCGCAGGTCAAGATGTGGTACGAGAACTACAAGAAGAAGTGCAAGATGCGCGCGCATGACACACAG CAAACCCAGTCGGAGCCCCCCGGCCTGCTAGACGGCATGCTCTGGCAGAATATACACCCTCTAGATGTTAAAG ACGAGGACGGCGACCCAACGACGAGCGCGGACGGAGGCCACAGCGTGAAGGATGACGACTGCGTACCGGTCAACGTGAGTCCACAATACTAT ATGTCAAACGGCCGACTATCAAGTACGAACGAAAGCGAAGATACGATGCCAAACGTCCTCGAGCCACAAGTACAAATAATTCCCCAATCTTCCCCGACTCCCCCTCCCCACAAACCACTTCCCCTGACCCCGCTTCCCCTCCCCATCCTCACCAATCCCCTACAAGCGATCGAACAGGCAAGAATACAACAAAATTTCCTACAGAAATTGAACGAGCTATCAAATACGCCATTAAATTTAAGCAATTTGGACGATATTAAGAGAAAAAATGGACACGATAGGCAGGAGAAAATCGATGATCAGATCAAGCATGATTGCGGAACTGCTACCGAGGAAGAAAG gTTGTATTTCACGGCTAAAAGACAACATGCTATTTGGGAGCACGAagctaaaatgaaaatattaaatatggaGCTGCGACagaaagaagaaatattttcgcTGCAGAAACAACTGTTTCTGATCGAGCTACGGTTGAAGATGGATTTCTTGGAAAAGGCTAGCGCTAAGTGA